In a single window of the Amycolatopsis sp. cg5 genome:
- the uvrB gene encoding excinuclease ABC subunit UvrB translates to MAFATEHPVLAQSEHRPVSEIPREDGRFKVVSDYQPAGDQPAAIDELERRVKAGEKDVVLLGATGTGKSATTAWLVERLQRPTLVMAPNKTLAAQLANELRELFPNNAVEYFVSYYDYYQPEAYIAQTDTYIEKDSSINDDVERLRHSATMNLLSRRDVIVVASVSCIYGLGTPQSYLDRSSRLSIGAQVDRDVFLRALVDIQYTRNDIAFARGTFRARGDTVEIIPAYEELAIRVEFFGDEIEKLYYLHPLTGDIVKEVDEVRIFPATHYVAGPERMEKAIRGIEAELEERLATLEKQGKLLEAQRLRMRTAYDIEMMRQVGFCSGIENYSRHIDGRGAGTAPATLIDYFPEDFLLVIDESHQTVPQIGAMFEGDMSRKRNLVDFGFRLPSAMDNRPLTWEEFSDRIGQTVYLSATPGPYEMGQAGGEFVEQVIRPTGLVDPKVVVKPTEGQIDDLVHEIRERAERDERVLVTTLTKKMSEDLTDYLLELGIRVRYLHSEVDTLRRVELLRQLRAGDFDVLIGINLLREGLDLPEVSLVAILDADKEGFLRSGTSLIQTIGRAARNVSGEVHMYADKITDSMAHAIDETDRRRAKQVAYNTERGVDPQPLRKKIADILDRVYLEAEDTETVAVGGSGRNTSRGKKPEQGDRVRSSGMLVDKDVAGMPRAELADLIQQMTDQMMQAARDLQFELAARLRDEVSDLKKELRGMDAAGLK, encoded by the coding sequence GTGGCTTTCGCAACCGAACACCCCGTACTGGCCCAGTCCGAGCACCGGCCCGTCTCCGAGATCCCGCGCGAGGACGGCCGGTTCAAGGTCGTGAGCGACTACCAGCCCGCGGGCGACCAGCCCGCGGCCATCGACGAGCTCGAACGGCGCGTCAAAGCAGGCGAGAAGGACGTCGTGCTGCTCGGCGCCACCGGTACGGGCAAGTCGGCCACCACGGCCTGGCTGGTCGAGCGGCTGCAGCGGCCGACGCTGGTGATGGCGCCGAACAAGACGCTGGCCGCCCAGCTGGCGAACGAGCTGCGGGAGCTGTTCCCGAACAACGCGGTCGAGTACTTCGTCAGTTACTACGACTACTACCAGCCCGAGGCGTACATCGCGCAGACGGACACGTACATCGAGAAGGACTCGTCGATCAACGACGACGTCGAGCGGCTGCGGCACTCCGCGACGATGAACCTGCTGTCCCGGCGCGACGTCATCGTGGTCGCGAGTGTCTCGTGCATCTACGGTCTCGGCACGCCGCAGTCCTATCTGGACAGGTCGAGCAGGCTCTCGATCGGCGCGCAGGTGGACCGGGACGTGTTCCTGCGCGCGCTGGTGGACATCCAGTACACGCGCAACGACATCGCGTTCGCGCGCGGCACGTTCCGCGCGCGCGGTGACACGGTCGAGATCATCCCGGCGTACGAGGAGCTGGCGATCCGGGTCGAGTTCTTCGGCGACGAGATCGAGAAGCTGTACTACCTGCACCCGCTGACCGGCGACATCGTCAAGGAGGTCGACGAGGTCCGGATCTTCCCGGCGACGCACTACGTCGCGGGCCCGGAGCGGATGGAGAAGGCCATCCGCGGCATCGAGGCCGAGCTGGAGGAAAGGCTGGCCACGCTGGAGAAGCAGGGCAAGCTGCTGGAGGCGCAGCGGCTGCGCATGCGCACCGCGTACGACATCGAGATGATGCGCCAGGTCGGCTTCTGTTCGGGCATCGAGAACTACTCGCGGCACATCGACGGCCGCGGTGCCGGCACCGCGCCCGCCACCCTGATCGACTACTTCCCCGAAGACTTCCTGCTGGTCATCGACGAGTCGCACCAGACGGTGCCGCAGATCGGCGCCATGTTCGAGGGCGACATGTCCCGCAAGCGGAACCTGGTCGACTTCGGCTTCCGGCTGCCGAGCGCGATGGACAACCGGCCGCTGACCTGGGAGGAGTTCTCAGACCGGATCGGCCAGACGGTGTACCTGTCGGCCACGCCGGGGCCGTACGAGATGGGCCAGGCGGGCGGCGAGTTCGTCGAGCAGGTCATCCGGCCGACCGGCCTGGTCGACCCCAAGGTGGTCGTGAAGCCGACCGAGGGGCAGATCGACGATCTGGTCCACGAGATTCGCGAGCGCGCGGAGCGCGACGAGCGCGTCTTGGTCACCACGCTGACCAAGAAGATGTCGGAGGATCTCACCGACTACCTGCTGGAGCTGGGTATCCGGGTGCGCTACCTGCACTCGGAGGTCGACACGCTGCGCCGCGTCGAGCTGCTGCGGCAGCTGCGGGCGGGCGACTTCGACGTGCTCATCGGCATCAACCTGCTGCGTGAGGGTCTCGACCTGCCCGAGGTGTCGCTGGTCGCGATCCTCGACGCGGACAAGGAAGGCTTCCTGCGCAGCGGCACCTCGCTGATCCAGACGATCGGCCGTGCCGCCCGTAACGTGTCCGGCGAGGTGCACATGTACGCCGACAAGATCACCGACTCGATGGCGCACGCCATCGACGAGACGGATCGGCGCCGCGCCAAGCAGGTCGCGTACAACACCGAGCGCGGCGTCGACCCGCAGCCGCTGCGCAAGAAGATCGCCGACATTCTCGACCGCGTGTACCTCGAGGCCGAGGACACCGAGACGGTCGCCGTCGGCGGTTCGGGCCGGAACACCTCCCGCGGCAAGAAGCCGGAGCAGGGTGACCGCGTCCGCAGCTCGGGCATGCTCGTCGACAAGGACGTGGCAGGCATGCCGCGCGCCGAACTCGCCGACCTCATCCAGCAGATGACCGACCAGATGATGCAGGCCGCGCGCGACCTGCAGTTCGAGCTGGCGGCCCGCCTGCGCGACGAAGTCTCCGACCTGAAGAAGGAACTGCGCGGCATGGACGCCGCAGGCCTCAAGTAA